CGGGCGATGTTGACCAGCACGGTGCCAAGCACGCCCAGCGCGATCACTTCGACGCGTGTCGACAACGGCATCGGACCACGAAGTCCGACCATCAAGCTCAGGCCAAGCAGGATCAAGCTCTGCCAGCCGACGCAGTTCCATGAAATGAAGAGGGTTTGCGGTGCGCCGCTCGCGTTCCAGACAACGAGCTGATTCCCCGCGGCCCCGGCGTGAATCCCCAACAGGCCGAGCATGACCACCGTGACCCGGACTTCCGCCGGCACGATCCACTGCAACGGCGCCGCGATGCCCAGCTTCATGCCGATGACGGTCAACAGATCGTCAAAGGTCGAGACGAAAGGCAAGACGACCAGCAGGATGGCGGTTAGCGCAAGGAGCATCGCAAAAACTGGCGTCGTCCGAGGTTGCGTCATCGGGCTCTCCGCTTTGCCCACAGCGGCCGCCGGATCAGTTGCGCCGCCGCGAGCGGAAGGAGAAGCGCCAGACCGATAAGGGGACTGCCATGCTCGGGCACGACGATCGCCGGGGTCGCGATCGAGGTTTGCTGGTGGTTGCCGTCGTAGCGGAGGTCGAGACCTCCGTTGGTCACGGTGACGACCGTGATCTGCCAGCAGAGATATGAATTGATCGGAACGGTCACCGCCGGCATGGTCGTCGAGGTATCGGAGTTGCCGTTGTCCAGCACAGCCGTCCACGAGGCAATCGGGGCGATGACGGCACACGAGGCGGTTGCGCTGTAACCAAAGGTCAGGAGGGCAGTCACCTCGCCGTCTCCGTGTCCCGTCGTCCAGTAGGTGAAGATGTAGCTGCCCGCAGGGATGGTCTGCGCGGCGTACGTCGTGGTGGATGCCCAGGTCTGCGTCGCCCCCGGGTTCTCCATCAGGAATTTTGCCGGCGAGCTGCCCGACTGAGTGTTGTCGATGGTGTAGGCGGCGCCCGGATGGTGGAGGTAGTAGATATTGGCCGCGAGCACCGTCGGTGCGGTTG
This DNA window, taken from Candidatus Dormiibacterota bacterium, encodes the following:
- a CDS encoding exosortase/archaeosortase family protein, with the translated sequence MTQPRTTPVFAMLLALTAILLVVLPFVSTFDDLLTVIGMKLGIAAPLQWIVPAEVRVTVVMLGLLGIHAGAAGNQLVVWNASGAPQTLFISWNCVGWQSLILLGLSLMVGLRGPMPLSTRVEVIALGVLGTVLVNIARITAVCLLAALAGYLPAILFHDYGGTLLLVGWLFTFWLLVYRWLAPDPALALVPRS